The following coding sequences lie in one Bacteroidota bacterium genomic window:
- the hutH gene encoding histidine ammonia-lyase has protein sequence MQNIHTISTRTLSFEALYQIVNEDKKLVLSDEAVSAIEKCRTYLDEKMKTHKDAIYGINTGFGSLYNVKIQSEQLTQLQENLVMSHACGTGEEVSHEIVKLMILLKIQSLSYGHSGVQLETVNRLIEFYNDDIVPVVYEQGSLGASGDLSPLAHMSLPLIGKGKVDWNGERISGEELLKRKGWNKVELASKEGLALLNGTQFMSAHGAYAILKAYKLSYLADLIGSISLEGFDGRIEPFDELVHMVRPHNGQIKTASRIKEMLEGSELIQRPKVHVQDPYSFRCMPQVHGASKDALDYVKRTFITEINSVTDNPNIFVDSDKIISGGNFHGQPLALALDFLAIALSELGNISERRTYQLVSGLRKLPPFLVADPGLNSGFMIPQYTAASIASQNKQLCSPASVDSIVSSNGQEDHVSMGANAATKAIKVLDNVERILAIELLNATQALKFREPDNTSEFLKSFVEMYRTEVPFVEIDRELHIDIEKSVQFISNMEVDTDLMF, from the coding sequence ATGCAAAATATACACACAATTAGTACTAGAACTCTAAGTTTTGAGGCTTTATACCAAATTGTTAACGAAGATAAAAAGCTGGTGCTTTCCGATGAGGCTGTATCAGCAATAGAAAAGTGCCGGACATATCTTGATGAGAAGATGAAAACTCATAAAGATGCTATTTACGGAATTAATACCGGGTTCGGTTCTTTATATAATGTAAAAATCCAGAGTGAGCAATTAACTCAACTTCAGGAAAACCTTGTAATGTCGCATGCCTGCGGTACAGGAGAGGAAGTTTCTCATGAGATAGTTAAACTGATGATTCTTCTAAAGATCCAGTCATTGAGTTACGGACATTCCGGAGTTCAGCTTGAAACGGTAAACCGTTTAATAGAATTTTATAACGATGATATTGTTCCTGTGGTTTATGAACAGGGATCTCTTGGTGCCTCGGGCGATTTATCACCTTTGGCCCATATGTCTTTACCTCTTATCGGTAAAGGAAAAGTAGACTGGAATGGTGAAAGAATTTCAGGAGAGGAACTGTTAAAACGCAAAGGATGGAATAAGGTTGAATTAGCTTCAAAAGAAGGGTTGGCCTTGTTGAACGGTACTCAGTTTATGAGCGCTCATGGGGCTTATGCAATATTAAAAGCATATAAGTTGTCTTATCTGGCCGATTTAATCGGTTCTATATCTCTTGAAGGTTTCGATGGTAGAATAGAACCTTTTGATGAACTTGTTCACATGGTTCGACCTCATAACGGACAAATTAAAACAGCATCAAGGATTAAAGAGATGCTCGAAGGCAGTGAATTAATTCAACGTCCTAAGGTTCATGTTCAGGACCCGTATTCTTTCCGATGTATGCCACAGGTCCATGGAGCGAGTAAAGATGCTCTGGATTATGTGAAAAGAACTTTTATAACAGAGATAAACTCTGTAACCGACAATCCAAATATCTTTGTTGATTCCGATAAAATTATTTCCGGAGGAAATTTCCACGGACAACCATTGGCTTTAGCATTAGACTTTTTGGCTATCGCATTAAGTGAACTTGGTAATATTTCGGAGCGCAGAACTTATCAGCTTGTTAGTGGATTGAGAAAACTTCCTCCATTCTTAGTTGCTGATCCGGGATTGAATTCAGGATTTATGATACCTCAGTATACAGCAGCAAGTATTGCTTCACAAAATAAGCAACTTTGTTCGCCGGCATCTGTCGATTCGATTGTTTCCTCAAACGGACAGGAAGATCACGTATCTATGGGAGCAAATGCTGCTACAAAGGCTATTAAAGTACTTGATAATGTTGAACGTATTCTGGCTATAGAACTTCTAAATGCTACTCAGGCCTTGAAATTTAGAGAGCCTGATAACACATCGGAATTCTTAAAGTCGTTTGTGGAAATGTACCGAACAGAAGTTCCTTTTGTAGAAATTGACAGAGAATTGCATATTGATATAGAAAAATCAGTTCAGTTTATTTCTAATATGGAGGTTGATACTGATTTGATGTTCTAA
- a CDS encoding acetate kinase yields the protein MNILVINAGSSSIKYQLIDMTTEQPLSSGVVERIGLAEGVITHKTFVDGENKIKETFPIPNHTVGLERVAELLTDAKVGVVKDPSEIQAVGHRVVHGGETFTKTVVINEEVKAKVKELFPLAPLHNPANLTGIEVAEKVFPNAAQIAVFDTAFHQTMPAVAYRYAIPTSMYKNMGIRKYGFHGTSHKYVSEKAGEYLGKKDAKIVTIHVGNGASMAAVTGGVCIDTTMGLGPLSGLIMGTRSGDIDPSIIFYLVEQKGYSIEDVSRLLNKESGMEGLTGDTDMRDIEDRLNAGDVVAQLAYDMYTYRIKQYIGNYAAAMNGLDAIVFTAGVGENDTSVRKMVSENMEYFGLKLDEDKNKVRNSKIREINTDDSKAKILIIPTNEELEIAKQSFELIK from the coding sequence ATGAATATTTTAGTTATTAATGCGGGTAGCTCTTCTATCAAATATCAATTGATTGATATGACAACAGAGCAGCCATTATCAAGTGGTGTAGTAGAAAGAATTGGTTTAGCAGAGGGAGTTATCACTCACAAAACTTTTGTGGATGGTGAAAACAAAATAAAAGAAACTTTTCCAATTCCAAATCACACAGTAGGTCTAGAGCGTGTAGCTGAGCTTCTTACTGATGCGAAAGTAGGAGTTGTTAAAGATCCTTCAGAAATCCAGGCTGTAGGTCACCGTGTAGTTCACGGAGGTGAGACTTTCACTAAAACTGTAGTTATTAATGAAGAGGTTAAAGCAAAAGTTAAGGAATTGTTTCCATTGGCACCACTTCATAACCCTGCTAACCTTACAGGTATCGAAGTAGCTGAGAAGGTATTTCCAAATGCTGCTCAAATTGCAGTTTTCGATACTGCATTCCACCAAACTATGCCGGCTGTAGCTTACCGTTATGCTATACCTACAAGCATGTACAAAAATATGGGAATTCGTAAATATGGTTTCCACGGAACATCTCACAAATATGTTTCTGAAAAAGCAGGTGAGTATTTAGGAAAAAAAGATGCTAAAATAGTTACAATTCACGTTGGTAACGGAGCTTCAATGGCAGCTGTTACTGGTGGTGTTTGTATCGATACTACAATGGGATTAGGACCACTTAGCGGACTTATTATGGGTACGCGTTCAGGAGATATTGATCCGTCAATCATATTCTACCTGGTTGAGCAAAAAGGATATTCTATCGAGGACGTATCAAGATTATTGAACAAAGAATCGGGTATGGAAGGTCTTACGGGAGATACTGATATGCGTGATATCGAAGATCGTTTGAATGCAGGTGATGTTGTAGCTCAACTGGCTTACGATATGTATACTTACCGTATCAAGCAATACATAGGTAACTATGCTGCTGCAATGAACGGACTGGATGCTATCGTATTTACTGCAGGTGTTGGAGAAAACGATACATCGGTACGTAAAATGGTTAGTGAAAACATGGAGTACTTCGGACTTAAACTTGATGAAGACAAAAACAAAGTTCGTAACTCTAAAATCCGTGAAATTAACACAGATGATTCAAAAGCTAAGATTCTGATTATCCCAACTAACGAGGAATTGGAAATTGCTAAGCAGTCTTTCGAATTGATAAAGTAA
- a CDS encoding CPBP family intramembrane glutamic endopeptidase — protein sequence MNLTIHQVFSLIMTIYKYPILFSIILILSIILIGKIPFETYFEITNDSKKIILNIIIILSIFLLIFSKYIPSKLSFSLNYKKSAYYFPLILYVYIFSGGFKDFFKMDFNEISNIKIYTYSLKILLSAFFEELLFRGLILGIILYKYINSNYGIVKSVFITSLIFGFTHIINIWSSEMTTQGVYNQIYATFSLGFLFAAVYLKTKNIYILIIIHSAINFFSSIENLNGITEVSNTIVNIDKTWIELIISEIIRLIIFGIPLLIGLFILKSISKQEIYSLFKYTVHNRVDVSE from the coding sequence ATGAATTTAACAATTCATCAGGTTTTTTCATTAATTATGACAATATATAAATATCCTATATTATTCTCTATCATTCTTATTCTATCTATTATTTTAATAGGGAAAATTCCATTTGAAACATACTTTGAGATAACTAATGATTCAAAAAAAATAATTTTGAATATTATTATTATTTTAAGCATTTTTCTATTAATATTTTCGAAATATATTCCTTCAAAATTATCATTTAGTTTAAACTATAAAAAATCAGCTTATTATTTTCCTCTTATCCTATATGTGTATATTTTTTCCGGAGGGTTTAAAGATTTCTTTAAAATGGATTTTAATGAAATTTCAAATATCAAAATCTATACTTATTCTTTAAAAATACTATTATCTGCATTTTTCGAAGAACTATTATTTAGAGGTTTGATTTTAGGTATAATTCTTTATAAATATATAAATTCAAATTATGGAATAGTTAAAAGTGTCTTTATAACAAGTCTAATTTTTGGATTTACACATATCATTAATATATGGTCATCTGAAATGACAACACAAGGTGTGTATAATCAAATATACGCTACTTTTTCTTTAGGGTTTCTATTTGCAGCTGTATACCTTAAAACTAAAAATATATATATACTCATTATTATACATTCTGCAATAAACTTTTTTTCTTCAATTGAAAATTTAAATGGAATCACAGAAGTATCTAATACTATTGTTAATATCGATAAAACCTGGATTGAATTAATTATTTCTGAAATAATTAGATTAATAATTTTTGGTATCCCTTTACTTATTGGTTTATTTATATTAAAAAGCATTTCTAAACAAGAAATCTATTCATTATTTAAATATACAGTACATAATCGAGTAGACGTCTCCGAGTAG